One stretch of Aquipuribacter hungaricus DNA includes these proteins:
- a CDS encoding hydroxymethylglutaryl-CoA lyase: MPDAAVAPSRPPRDRTGVHVVEVGPRDGLQNEAVVLDVATRVELVRRLVAAGVRRLETVSFVHPSRVPQMAGAEEVMAAVPRTAPDGSHVDHIGLVLNERGLDRALAAGVDEVNLVVITTDTFSHRNNGAGVDDVLAATVRMLARAREAGVPASVTVSASFGCPFEGEVTTEQVMRVVRTVLPAEPVELALADTIGVGVPADVRRLVRAVRAESGVPLRAHFHNTRNTGYANALTAVEEGVTALDASVGGFGGCPFAPDATGNIATEDLVYALERSGVRTGLDVTALADPARFVTAALGAPATPGLLDRAGDWPR; this comes from the coding sequence ATGCCCGACGCCGCCGTCGCACCCAGCCGTCCCCCGCGCGACCGCACCGGCGTGCACGTCGTGGAGGTCGGGCCCCGCGACGGGCTGCAGAACGAGGCGGTGGTGCTCGACGTCGCGACCCGCGTCGAGCTCGTCCGCCGCCTCGTCGCCGCCGGCGTGCGGCGGCTGGAGACCGTGAGCTTCGTGCACCCCAGCCGGGTCCCGCAGATGGCGGGCGCGGAGGAGGTCATGGCCGCCGTCCCCCGGACCGCGCCCGACGGCAGCCACGTCGACCACATCGGCCTCGTGCTCAACGAGCGCGGCCTGGACCGGGCGCTCGCGGCGGGCGTCGACGAGGTGAACCTCGTCGTCATCACCACCGACACCTTCAGCCACCGCAACAACGGCGCCGGCGTCGACGACGTCCTCGCCGCCACGGTCCGGATGCTCGCCCGCGCCCGGGAGGCCGGCGTCCCCGCGTCCGTCACGGTCTCGGCCTCGTTCGGCTGCCCGTTCGAGGGCGAGGTGACCACGGAGCAGGTCATGCGCGTCGTCCGCACCGTCCTGCCCGCGGAGCCCGTCGAGCTCGCCCTGGCCGACACCATCGGCGTCGGGGTCCCCGCAGACGTCCGCCGGCTCGTCCGGGCGGTGCGGGCGGAGTCCGGCGTGCCGCTGCGCGCCCACTTCCACAACACCCGCAACACGGGCTACGCCAACGCGCTCACCGCGGTCGAGGAGGGCGTGACCGCCCTGGACGCGTCGGTCGGCGGGTTCGGCGGCTGCCCGTTCGCACCGGACGCCACGGGCAACATCGCCACCGAGGACCTGGTGTACGCGCTGGAGCGTTCGGGCGTCCGCACCGGCCTGGACGTCACGGCCCTGGCGGACCCGGCACGCTTCGTCACCGCGGCGCTGGGCGCACCGGCCACCCCGGGGCTGCTCGACCGGGCCGGCGACTGGCCGCGCTAG
- a CDS encoding DUF3180 family protein, whose product ALAGAVLTGGWLGYVGVALPLVALTAQPGRTAASAAVVLASLGLTVAGLVAERWCMLPPEDDDEGGPGRSTGGGAGGRRRGRPDAEPSPA is encoded by the coding sequence CCGCGCTCGCCGGCGCCGTGCTCACCGGCGGCTGGCTCGGCTACGTCGGGGTCGCGCTCCCGCTGGTCGCGCTCACCGCGCAGCCCGGCCGGACCGCGGCGTCCGCGGCGGTCGTGCTCGCCTCGCTCGGGCTCACCGTGGCCGGCCTGGTCGCCGAGCGCTGGTGCATGCTCCCGCCCGAGGACGACGACGAGGGCGGCCCGGGCAGGAGCACCGGCGGCGGGGCCGGCGGACGCCGCCGCGGCCGCCCGGACGCCGAGCCCAGCCCGGCCTGA
- a CDS encoding sucrase ferredoxin: MTVAHRAPRCSDGAGERGDPRAGSAVPVTRWFLLEQPGPWGRDALMSSRLGSRVAGEVSRRAGAAGARVLLVRRHGRAGHVRQGRRHWALVDSRPGSEAVRWGRFEEDDELLDVRLDGPVEPHRHEGPGDPDSPVYLACAHGRHDTCCAVRGREVAAALDELAPGRVWECSHVGGCRFAANVVVLPHGLYYGGVTPASAPGLVEATEHGRVVPGLLRGRSSLPAAVQAAQHHAREVLLGQPLDAGPGTVPDLMAVDALRPLGSTPRDDGAVTVALAVDVDRVLEVTVRQAPSAPPALLTCAATRPTSPLGWQLVDVRDRG, encoded by the coding sequence GTGACGGTCGCGCACCGGGCACCCCGGTGCTCCGACGGCGCCGGCGAGCGCGGCGACCCCCGGGCGGGCTCCGCCGTCCCCGTCACCCGGTGGTTCCTCCTGGAGCAGCCCGGGCCGTGGGGGCGCGACGCCCTGATGTCCTCCCGGCTGGGCTCCCGCGTGGCCGGCGAGGTGTCGCGACGTGCCGGAGCCGCGGGCGCCCGCGTCCTCCTGGTCCGGCGCCACGGCCGGGCCGGCCACGTCCGCCAGGGGCGTCGTCACTGGGCGCTCGTCGACTCCCGCCCCGGGAGCGAGGCCGTGCGGTGGGGGCGGTTCGAGGAGGACGACGAGCTGCTCGACGTCCGGCTCGACGGGCCCGTGGAGCCGCACCGCCACGAGGGTCCCGGCGACCCCGACAGCCCGGTCTACCTGGCCTGCGCGCACGGGCGCCACGACACCTGCTGCGCCGTGCGCGGCCGCGAGGTGGCCGCCGCGCTCGACGAGCTGGCCCCGGGCCGGGTGTGGGAGTGCTCGCACGTCGGGGGCTGCCGGTTCGCCGCCAACGTCGTCGTCCTGCCCCACGGCCTGTACTACGGCGGGGTCACCCCGGCGTCCGCGCCGGGGCTCGTCGAGGCCACCGAGCACGGCCGGGTCGTGCCGGGGCTGCTGCGCGGCCGTTCCTCGCTGCCCGCCGCCGTGCAGGCCGCGCAGCACCACGCCCGCGAGGTGCTCCTGGGTCAGCCGCTGGACGCCGGCCCGGGGACCGTGCCGGACCTGATGGCCGTGGACGCCCTCCGCCCGCTCGGCAGCACCCCCCGCGACGACGGCGCGGTGACGGTCGCGCTGGCCGTCGACGTCGACCGCGTGCTGGAGGTGACTGTCCGGCAGGCGCCGAGCGCGCCGCCCGCCCTGCTCACCTGCGCCGCCACCCGCCCCACCTCGCCGCTGGGCTGGCAGCTCGTCGACGTGCGCGACCGGGGCTGA